The DNA sequence GTAGTTGCCGCACGATTCACACTTTACCAGCTCAAAGTCCCGGCCCCAGATCGTACGGATGCCGTTTTTCTCAGTATAAGGAATAACATTGTTGGGACAGATAAAGGCGCAGGAGCCGCAGCCGATGCAGGCATCGGATTTTAATTTGAACGGTGTGGCGACTTGTTTCTCGGGAGTGCGATTGATCATACTGATGGCGCTGACTCCGACAATATCCCGACAGGTGCGGACGCACAGACCGCAGAGGATGCAGAGTTCCTCCGGGTCTTCAGTTTTGAAGCGGGATTCAGTGACGCCCAGTTCAGCCGCCATCTCCCGGATGAGCTTGGATTTGGGAGCACGGGCCAATAGAAGCTCCAAGATGACTCGGCGGGCGTCCAGAACTTTTTCGGAATGGGTCTGCACCGACAGCCCTTCTTCCACCGGATAGGTGCAGGAGTTTACTAATCGGGTGCGGGGCCATTCACCGATTTCCACGACGCAGAGGCGACATTGGCCTTCAGGTTTTAAATCAGGGTGATAACAGAGGGTGGGAATTTCTATATCGAGCTGCCGCGCCGCCATCAAAATAGTAGTGCCAGCAGGAACTTTAACATACAAACCGTTGATGAGAAGGCTAACTTCTCCCATGATCCACTCCAGTTTCTGAAGAGATTGGCGTTACTCGGTACCGACACTCGGTCAGGTTAAGGGCGCCGGCGTCAAGACGTTGATAACTTCGGTGGCATTATCAGCGTTCTTTTTGGGTTTATTCCACCTTGACGGCATCAAACTGACAGACGTCGTGACAGAGACCGCATTTAATGCACAGATCCTGGTTGATGACCTGAGGTTCTTTTTTGGGGCCGCTGATGGCGCCGACGGGACACTCACGGACGCAGGCCAGGCAACTGGTGCACTCATTGGGATCAATTGTGTAAGTCAGTAACTGACGGCATACCAAGGCAGGACATTTTTTATCGACGATGTGCTTGGTATATTCCTCGCGAAAATATTTCAGGGTGCTTAAAACCGGGTTCGCCGCGCTTTGACCCAAACCGCACAGAGAAGCGGAAGCCATAGTCCGGCAGAGATCTTCCATCATGGCGAGATGTTTTTCTTCGCCCCGACCGGAGGTGATGTCCGTCAGGATGGCATGCAATTGTTTTAAACCTTCCCGGCACGGGGTACATTTCCCACATGATTCCTGCATGAGGAAGGAGATAAAATAGCGGGCCACATCCACCATGCAACTTTTGGTGTCCATGACAATCATGCCGCCAGAGCCCATAATGGAGCCGACCTGCTGGAGGCTGTCGTAATCTACCGGCAGGTCGAGAAATTGTTTAGGGATGCACCCGCCAGAGGGGCCGCCGGTCTGGACGGCCTTGAACTCGTGGTTTCCGGGGATACCACCGCCGAGGTCATAGACAATATGGCGGAGGGAGGTTCCCATGGGGACTTCTAACAGGCCGGTGTTATTGACCGCGCCCACCAGGGAAAAGACCTTGGTGCCTTTGCTCTTCTCGGTTCCGAGGGCGGCGAAATGCTCTGCTCCCAGGTTAATGATCTCTGGGATGTTGGCCAAGGTTTCCACATTATTGATTACCGTCGGCAGGCCAAATAACCCCGCCTGGATCGGATAAGGCGGTCGTGGCATGGGCTCTCCGATCCGTCCTTCGATGGAGGCGATCAGGGCTGTTTCCTCGCCGCAGACAAAGGCCCCAGCTCCCTGGCTGATTTTGATATCAAAGCTAAACTTGGAGCGCAGGATGTTGGTGCCCAGGAAACCGAAGTCGCGGGCCTGTTCCACGGCTCTGGTCAGTCGCTTCACTGCCAGAGGATATTCGTGGCGCACATAGATATAGCCCTTCAAGGCCCCGATGGCGTAAGCGCCGACGATCAAACCTTCAATCACGGCGTGGGGATCTCCTTCCATAACCGCCCGGTCCATGAAAGCCCCCGGGTCGCCTTCATCGCCATTGCAGATAATGAATTTGACCTCTCCAGGAACCTGTCGGCAAAGCCGCCATTTGCGGCCGGTGAGAAAACCGCCGCCGCCCCGGCCTCGTAGGCCGGACTTTTCCACCTGATCAATGACCCGTTCGGGAGTCATCTGAAAGAGAATCTTCCGCAGGGTGCGGTAGCCGCCGAGGGCTAGATAATCGTCCAGACTCTCCGGGTCGATGGCGTCTAGTTTGCGAAGGACAAGGGGATTTTGGGTCTGATAAAAGGGGATGTCGGCTTTGTGGGGGCAGAATTTACCGTCAATAGGGTCTTGATAGAGGAGGCGTTCCACCAGTCCCCCATTTATCAGAGTAAGGTCAACGATTTCAGCTACGTCCTCGGGTTGGACTTTTTGA is a window from the Desulfobacca acetoxidans DSM 11109 genome containing:
- a CDS encoding NADH-quinone oxidoreductase subunit NuoF, with product MPFIESIDHLTEYRRLVRAKRDPNQLQVLVCGGPGCLPLGSEELVAAFKAEMEAKGIDGKVILKTTGCHGLCSHGVRVLIRPQEIAYQKVQPEDVAEIVDLTLINGGLVERLLYQDPIDGKFCPHKADIPFYQTQNPLVLRKLDAIDPESLDDYLALGGYRTLRKILFQMTPERVIDQVEKSGLRGRGGGGFLTGRKWRLCRQVPGEVKFIICNGDEGDPGAFMDRAVMEGDPHAVIEGLIVGAYAIGALKGYIYVRHEYPLAVKRLTRAVEQARDFGFLGTNILRSKFSFDIKISQGAGAFVCGEETALIASIEGRIGEPMPRPPYPIQAGLFGLPTVINNVETLANIPEIINLGAEHFAALGTEKSKGTKVFSLVGAVNNTGLLEVPMGTSLRHIVYDLGGGIPGNHEFKAVQTGGPSGGCIPKQFLDLPVDYDSLQQVGSIMGSGGMIVMDTKSCMVDVARYFISFLMQESCGKCTPCREGLKQLHAILTDITSGRGEEKHLAMMEDLCRTMASASLCGLGQSAANPVLSTLKYFREEYTKHIVDKKCPALVCRQLLTYTIDPNECTSCLACVRECPVGAISGPKKEPQVINQDLCIKCGLCHDVCQFDAVKVE
- a CDS encoding 2Fe-2S iron-sulfur cluster-binding protein; its protein translation is MGEVSLLINGLYVKVPAGTTILMAARQLDIEIPTLCYHPDLKPEGQCRLCVVEIGEWPRTRLVNSCTYPVEEGLSVQTHSEKVLDARRVILELLLARAPKSKLIREMAAELGVTESRFKTEDPEELCILCGLCVRTCRDIVGVSAISMINRTPEKQVATPFKLKSDACIGCGSCAFICPNNVIPYTEKNGIRTIWGRDFELVKCESCGNYIAPMAQLEYWAKLTGDPVERYLICRDCR